One Streptomyces sp. RPA4-2 genomic window carries:
- a CDS encoding glycoside hydrolase family 2 protein, whose product MRASEQDGTYPRPILRRERWHSLDGVWEFGYDDAGEGERDGWFSEEATGAFDRDITVPFPPEAPASGIGETAPHAVVWYRRRIPHEVLAVSGGDRALVHFGAVDHRAKVWLDGRLVAEHVGGQTPFTADVTDALSPGAAEHVLVVRAEDDPADLAQPRGKQDWQDRPHAVWYERTTGIWQTVWTETVAGLHVTDLAWIPDPARGVEAEVTLASVPAAPVSVEIVLSHDGEVLAESTSVVRTPRSRIDLVVPALRNGIDREDLLWSPERPTLIDARLTVRDATTSEVLDTVDSYVGLRSAGVGRGAFLLNDRPYYVRSVLNQGYRPDTLIANSGTAELRREVELIKAMGFNAVRIHQKAEDPRFLYWADRLGLLVWGETGAAYEYGAEAVELLTREWLDMVRRDRSHPSIVTWVPVNESWGCSDIANDPAQRAYTVALANLTRALDPTRPVMSNEGWEHTDSDIMGVHDYSSDPELLTRRYGDAAGFEALLASPGPAGRTLSLDARQTERYRRGEVPLMVTEFGGLSVGAEEDEFSYTRTSSDTQYAALLGDIFGVLHTSPIVAGFCYTQFMDTAQETNGLLYTDGSPKLPLETIRRIVTGTETAPEEKPGSPALADQ is encoded by the coding sequence GTGAGGGCGAGCGAGCAGGACGGGACGTATCCGAGGCCGATCCTGCGGCGGGAGCGGTGGCACAGTCTCGACGGCGTCTGGGAGTTCGGCTACGACGACGCCGGCGAGGGCGAGCGCGACGGGTGGTTCTCCGAGGAGGCGACGGGTGCGTTCGACCGGGACATCACCGTCCCGTTCCCGCCCGAGGCCCCCGCCTCCGGCATCGGCGAGACCGCCCCGCACGCGGTGGTCTGGTACCGCCGCCGCATACCCCACGAGGTTCTCGCCGTCAGCGGCGGCGACCGGGCGCTGGTGCACTTCGGAGCCGTCGACCACCGGGCCAAGGTCTGGCTGGACGGCAGGCTGGTGGCCGAGCACGTGGGCGGTCAGACGCCGTTCACCGCCGACGTGACCGACGCGCTGAGCCCCGGCGCCGCCGAGCACGTGCTCGTCGTCCGCGCCGAGGACGACCCGGCCGACCTGGCACAACCGCGCGGCAAGCAGGACTGGCAGGACCGGCCGCACGCGGTCTGGTACGAGCGGACCACCGGCATCTGGCAGACCGTGTGGACCGAGACCGTCGCGGGTCTGCACGTCACCGACCTGGCCTGGATCCCCGACCCGGCGCGCGGCGTCGAGGCCGAGGTCACCCTGGCCTCGGTGCCGGCCGCCCCGGTGAGCGTGGAGATCGTGCTGAGCCACGACGGCGAGGTGCTCGCTGAGTCCACCTCCGTGGTACGCACCCCACGCAGCCGCATCGACCTCGTCGTCCCCGCCCTGCGCAACGGCATCGACCGCGAGGACCTGCTGTGGAGCCCCGAGCGGCCCACGCTGATCGACGCGCGGCTGACCGTTCGCGACGCCACCACCTCCGAGGTGCTCGACACCGTCGACAGCTATGTCGGCCTGCGCAGCGCCGGCGTGGGCCGGGGCGCCTTCCTGCTCAACGACCGCCCCTACTACGTGCGTTCGGTGCTCAACCAGGGCTACCGCCCCGACACCCTGATCGCGAACTCCGGCACCGCCGAACTGCGCCGCGAGGTCGAGCTGATCAAGGCGATGGGCTTCAATGCGGTCCGTATCCACCAGAAGGCCGAGGACCCGCGCTTCCTGTACTGGGCCGACCGGCTCGGCCTGCTGGTGTGGGGCGAGACCGGGGCCGCGTACGAGTACGGCGCCGAGGCCGTGGAACTGCTCACCCGTGAGTGGCTGGACATGGTGCGGCGCGACCGGAGCCACCCCTCCATCGTCACCTGGGTGCCGGTCAACGAGAGCTGGGGCTGCTCCGACATCGCGAACGACCCGGCGCAGCGGGCCTACACGGTCGCGCTCGCGAATCTCACCCGCGCCCTGGACCCGACCCGCCCGGTCATGTCCAACGAGGGCTGGGAGCACACCGACAGCGACATCATGGGTGTGCACGACTACTCCTCCGACCCGGAGCTGCTCACCCGCCGCTACGGCGACGCCGCAGGGTTCGAGGCGCTGCTGGCCTCGCCGGGCCCGGCCGGACGGACCCTCTCGCTCGACGCGCGGCAGACGGAGCGCTACCGCCGCGGTGAAGTCCCCCTGATGGTCACCGAGTTCGGCGGTCTGTCCGTGGGCGCCGAGGAGGACGAGTTCTCCTACACGCGGACCAGCTCCGATACGCAGTACGCCGCCCTGCTCGGTGACATCTTCGGGGTGCTGCACACGAGCCCGATCGTCGCGGGCTTCTGCTACACGCAGTTCATGGACACCGCCCAGGAGACCAACGGCCTCCTCTACACGGACGGTTCGCCGAAGCTGCCGCTGGAGACGATCC
- a CDS encoding LacI family DNA-binding transcriptional regulator codes for MARVRMRDVAEHAGVSVRTVSNVVNGYSHVSPDMRAKVQRSLDELGYRMDYLARGLRSGRTGFIALAVPFLAEPYFAELAQAVIRAAGRRDITVLVESTAGDSEVERRILEGGLTNVADGVLLSALTLPASDIAAKRPDFPLVMLGEHSVGDQFPRVGIDNVAAARTAVEHLLEQGCRWIVALGRNGSENGRQRTEGYEQAMSAARVRRVNWLVVPVEDWTRDQGYAAVRDLLEGDGPLPDAIFAFNDALAVGALRALDASGVRVPEDVAVVGIDAIQESAYTHPPLTSVAPDLDAIAERSLALLEEQMRPPTGPEDAASGEDAQAGAVVAAPQETTPYRLVVRESSRREPLPE; via the coding sequence GTGGCCAGAGTGCGGATGCGGGACGTGGCCGAGCACGCCGGGGTGTCGGTGCGGACGGTGTCGAACGTGGTCAACGGCTACTCGCACGTGAGCCCCGACATGCGCGCCAAGGTGCAGCGGTCGCTCGACGAGCTGGGCTACCGCATGGACTACCTGGCCCGCGGCCTGCGCTCGGGCCGCACGGGCTTCATCGCCCTCGCGGTGCCGTTCCTCGCCGAGCCCTACTTCGCCGAGCTGGCCCAGGCCGTCATCCGGGCCGCGGGCCGGCGCGACATCACGGTGCTCGTCGAGTCGACCGCGGGCGACAGCGAGGTGGAGCGGCGGATCCTCGAGGGCGGCCTGACCAACGTCGCCGACGGTGTGCTGCTGAGCGCCCTGACCCTCCCGGCGAGCGACATCGCCGCCAAGAGGCCGGACTTTCCGCTGGTCATGCTGGGTGAGCACAGTGTCGGCGACCAGTTCCCGCGGGTCGGCATCGACAACGTGGCGGCCGCCCGCACCGCGGTCGAGCACCTGCTGGAGCAGGGCTGCCGCTGGATCGTCGCGCTCGGCCGCAACGGCAGCGAGAACGGCCGCCAGCGCACCGAGGGGTACGAGCAGGCGATGTCGGCGGCCCGGGTGCGGCGGGTGAACTGGCTGGTCGTACCGGTCGAGGACTGGACCAGGGACCAGGGCTACGCGGCCGTTCGGGATCTGCTGGAGGGCGACGGCCCGCTGCCCGACGCCATCTTCGCCTTCAACGACGCGCTCGCCGTCGGCGCGCTACGGGCCCTGGACGCCTCCGGGGTGCGGGTGCCCGAGGACGTCGCCGTCGTCGGCATCGACGCCATCCAGGAGTCGGCCTACACCCACCCGCCGCTCACCTCCGTCGCCCCCGACCTCGACGCCATCGCGGAGCGCTCGCTGGCCCTGCTGGAGGAGCAGATGCGGCCCCCCACAGGACCCGAGGACGCCGCGTCGGGCGAGGACGCGCAGGCGGGAGCGGTCGTGGCGGCCCCTCAGGAGACCACGCCGTACCGGCTGGTCGTCCGGGAGTCCTCGCGCCGCGAGCCCCTGCCGGAGTGA
- a CDS encoding extracellular solute-binding protein: MSGAMARRRFLALSGGLALTGGLAACSSPLASGLTGSQPNTADVIFWNLFTGGDGANMVLMEKAFRKANPGTTVEATILGWGNPYYTKLALATASGTPPDVGITHLSRLPLLAASGLLEPIERTPLGELGVTQDKFTPAAWKKATVDGTVYAVPLDTHPFVLYYNVDIARKAGLLNSAGDGLVPLKGKEDFVDAVKAMKDAGGAQFGAVMSITADPSTAWRFFSMIYSGLAGPIVTDSGTKIDIDDEAMQETVAFMQSLTGPNLMPKNLTGAGANALFSTGKSGFLFDGEWQIPSYRAVKDLKFNVVPFPALLGSKPVAYADSHALILPRNDRGDETRTRNASKFVKSLLDSSAVWAEGGHIPAWLPTQHSKAFLDQSPQRNYVEAAFNAQYDPVAWYTGAGSDFQGVIGGTVIEALTGRITPKGMASAMRSALKRYTTSRPPVTMK, translated from the coding sequence ATGAGCGGAGCGATGGCTCGCCGACGGTTTCTTGCCCTCAGCGGTGGCCTTGCCCTGACCGGAGGGCTCGCGGCGTGCTCCTCCCCGCTCGCGTCCGGCCTGACGGGCTCGCAGCCGAACACGGCGGATGTCATCTTCTGGAACCTCTTCACCGGTGGTGACGGCGCCAACATGGTGCTGATGGAGAAGGCGTTCCGGAAGGCCAACCCGGGAACGACGGTCGAGGCGACCATCCTGGGCTGGGGCAATCCGTACTACACGAAGCTGGCACTGGCCACCGCGAGCGGCACGCCGCCGGACGTCGGCATCACCCACCTCTCGCGACTTCCGCTGCTGGCCGCCTCCGGCCTGCTGGAACCGATCGAGCGGACCCCCCTGGGGGAACTGGGTGTCACCCAGGACAAGTTCACCCCGGCGGCCTGGAAGAAGGCCACCGTGGACGGCACGGTGTACGCGGTCCCGCTGGACACGCACCCCTTCGTCCTCTATTACAACGTGGACATCGCCCGCAAGGCGGGCCTGCTGAACTCCGCAGGCGACGGTCTCGTGCCTCTCAAGGGCAAGGAGGACTTCGTCGACGCGGTGAAGGCGATGAAGGACGCGGGCGGCGCCCAGTTCGGCGCGGTCATGTCGATCACCGCCGACCCGTCCACCGCCTGGCGCTTCTTCAGCATGATCTACTCCGGCCTCGCCGGCCCGATCGTCACCGACTCCGGGACGAAGATCGACATCGATGACGAGGCGATGCAGGAGACGGTCGCCTTCATGCAGAGCCTGACCGGCCCGAACCTGATGCCGAAGAACCTCACCGGCGCCGGTGCCAACGCCCTCTTCAGTACGGGCAAGTCCGGCTTCCTCTTCGACGGCGAGTGGCAGATCCCGTCGTACCGGGCGGTCAAGGACCTGAAGTTCAACGTGGTGCCGTTCCCGGCGCTGCTCGGCTCGAAGCCGGTGGCGTACGCCGACTCGCACGCGCTGATCCTGCCGCGCAACGACCGCGGCGACGAGACCCGCACCCGCAACGCGTCGAAGTTCGTCAAGAGCCTGCTCGACAGCAGCGCGGTGTGGGCCGAGGGCGGGCACATCCCGGCCTGGCTGCCGACGCAGCACAGCAAGGCGTTCCTCGACCAGTCACCGCAGCGCAACTACGTCGAGGCCGCGTTCAACGCCCAGTACGACCCGGTGGCCTGGTACACCGGCGCCGGCTCGGACTTCCAGGGCGTGATCGGCGGCACCGTCATCGAGGCCCTCACCGGGCGGATCACGCCCAAGGGCATGGCGTCCGCGATGCGCTCCGCCCTGAAGCGGTACACCACGTCCCGACCGCCGGTCACGATGAAGTAG
- a CDS encoding carbohydrate ABC transporter permease produces the protein MTTVVSTRPAPTAAPTGLAADRPTRSERRAGRLLTAPFLVVYLLFLVGPVLVGVVLSFFNTTTVKSGLGDFVGLSNYREVLGDSLFWESMWHSVLFTLLTTPPLVILALGVAILASRIRRGRLFYRIAFFLPYVVPSSVVTLVFLWMYTPQIGLIPKVFGAVGLPVPDFIGSTSGGWTAVVLMTVWWTFGFNFVLYTAAIQDVPADVYEAAAIDGASPWQQIRHITVPLLGRTTSLVLILQILASLKVFDQIYQLLGGGPNQSTRPVIEYIYDTGFTAYRGGYGAAATMVYFVIIVAISAAWYGLRRRRATSSAA, from the coding sequence ATGACGACCGTCGTCTCGACGCGACCGGCACCCACCGCAGCCCCGACGGGCCTCGCCGCCGACCGGCCCACCCGTTCCGAACGCCGGGCGGGCAGGCTGCTCACCGCCCCCTTCCTCGTGGTCTACCTGCTCTTCCTGGTCGGCCCGGTGCTCGTCGGCGTGGTGCTGAGCTTCTTCAACACCACCACCGTCAAGAGCGGCCTCGGGGACTTCGTCGGCCTGTCGAACTACCGCGAAGTCCTCGGGGATTCCCTCTTCTGGGAGAGCATGTGGCACTCGGTGCTCTTCACGCTGCTGACCACTCCCCCGCTGGTGATCCTCGCCCTGGGCGTCGCCATCCTGGCCTCGCGCATCCGCCGCGGCCGGCTCTTCTACCGCATCGCCTTCTTCCTGCCGTACGTCGTGCCGTCCTCCGTGGTCACCCTGGTCTTCCTGTGGATGTACACCCCGCAGATCGGCCTCATACCAAAGGTGTTCGGCGCCGTCGGACTGCCGGTGCCGGACTTCATCGGCAGCACCTCGGGCGGCTGGACCGCCGTCGTCCTGATGACCGTGTGGTGGACGTTCGGCTTCAACTTCGTCCTCTACACCGCAGCGATCCAGGACGTCCCCGCGGACGTCTACGAGGCGGCGGCCATCGACGGCGCGAGCCCCTGGCAGCAGATCCGCCACATCACGGTGCCGCTGCTCGGCCGGACCACCAGCCTGGTGCTGATCCTTCAGATCCTCGCCTCGCTGAAGGTGTTCGACCAGATCTACCAGCTGCTCGGCGGCGGACCGAACCAATCCACCCGACCGGTCATCGAGTACATCTACGACACCGGCTTCACCGCCTACCGGGGTGGCTACGGCGCTGCCGCCACCATGGTGTATTTCGTCATCATCGTCGCGATCTCGGCGGCCTGGTACGGGCTGCGGCGCCGTCGCGCGACCAGCAGCGCGGCCTGA